The proteins below are encoded in one region of Candidatus Binataceae bacterium:
- a CDS encoding DUF5989 family protein, whose protein sequence is MLDLLRDLWRFMKAEKKFWLAPAIAVLLIVGVLVILAQFSAVAPFIYTLF, encoded by the coding sequence ATGTTGGATCTGCTGCGCGATCTTTGGCGCTTCATGAAGGCAGAGAAGAAGTTCTGGCTGGCTCCCGCGATCGCGGTCCTGCTGATCGTGGGTGTGCTGGTAATTCTCGCCCAGTTCTCAGCCGTCGCCCCATTCATCTACACTCTCTTCTGA
- a CDS encoding SxtJ family membrane protein, with translation MIDEQKTATDSELRSFGLLTGALFVAIFGLAFPALRHHRFPAWPWVIAIALAIPALVYPRSLYYVHWIWTRIGIVLGWINSRIILTLLFFVVILPMGLLMRAFGRDPISRKFEPDAETYRVPSRKRARETMEMPF, from the coding sequence TTGATTGACGAGCAGAAGACCGCGACCGACTCCGAGCTGCGATCGTTCGGCCTCCTGACCGGCGCGCTCTTCGTCGCGATTTTCGGATTGGCCTTCCCCGCCCTGCGGCATCATCGATTTCCGGCGTGGCCGTGGGTGATCGCGATCGCGCTCGCGATTCCTGCACTCGTCTATCCGCGCTCGCTCTACTACGTGCACTGGATCTGGACCCGCATCGGCATCGTGCTCGGCTGGATCAACAGCCGCATCATCTTGACGCTTCTTTTCTTTGTCGTGATTCTGCCGATGGGGCTGCTGATGCGAGCGTTCGGCCGCGATCCGATCAGCCGCAAATTCGAGCCTGACGCGGAAACTTATCGCGTGCCAAGCCGCAAGCGGGCTCGCGAGACCATGGAGATGCCGTTCTGA
- a CDS encoding nuclear transport factor 2 family protein produces the protein MTLEERITMLEDIEAIKKLKARYCAVCDDDHNTSEITKLFAPDGIWEGDGIGAHKGHDAIRALFKGFQERISFSQHNVMNPIIEVSGDRAKGAWYFMGPFTFRKGNRAVWLAARYEEDYVKLNGEWKFQHLRAIGRMSAPYEKGWAEKPPGWEK, from the coding sequence ATGACACTCGAAGAGCGCATCACGATGCTCGAGGATATCGAGGCGATCAAAAAACTGAAGGCCCGCTACTGTGCGGTGTGCGACGACGATCACAACACCAGCGAGATCACGAAGCTGTTCGCGCCCGACGGCATCTGGGAGGGCGACGGCATCGGCGCGCACAAGGGCCATGACGCGATCCGCGCGTTGTTCAAGGGCTTCCAGGAGCGCATCAGCTTTTCGCAGCACAACGTGATGAATCCGATCATCGAAGTGAGCGGCGATCGCGCCAAGGGCGCATGGTACTTCATGGGCCCGTTCACGTTCCGCAAAGGTAACCGCGCGGTGTGGTTAGCGGCGCGCTACGAAGAGGATTACGTGAAGCTCAACGGCGAGTGGAAGTTCCAGCATCTACGCGCAATCGGCAGGATGTCGGCGCCATACGAAAAAGGCTGGGCTGAGAAGCCTCCGGGCTGGGAGAAATAG
- a CDS encoding serine hydrolase domain-containing protein, with the protein MSKPESVGLSAARLDTLNQFIKARYIDSGKIPGALILIARRGEIAHLATIGAADVERKKPLREDTVFRVYSMSKPITSVAFMMLVEQGLVALDDPVHRFIPEWKNLGVYAGGFMETFRTSRPERPMQIIDLLRHTSGLTYGFQQVSNVDAAYRKLHVGERPSEATLDDMIRQLSDLPLEFSPGTAWNYSLSTDVLGYLVGKISGDSFDDFVRQRIFKPLKMVDSGFHVRGGSESRLAACYTATASGGMMLTDDAAASAYLKPPRLFSGGGGMVSTAADYLRFCLMLRNGGTLDGAQILSPKTIQLMTRNHLPDGKDLPALSRSLFSEVTYNGVGFGLGFAITLDTVKTMLPGTAGDYFWGGAASTYFWIDPAEDLITIFMTQLLPSAAYPIRRELRTLVYSAFTESEQHRKK; encoded by the coding sequence ATGAGTAAACCCGAATCGGTTGGACTCTCGGCGGCGCGGCTCGACACGCTGAATCAGTTCATCAAGGCGCGTTACATCGATAGCGGCAAGATCCCCGGCGCGCTGATCCTCATTGCGCGGCGCGGCGAGATCGCGCATCTCGCCACGATCGGCGCAGCCGACGTCGAGCGCAAGAAGCCGCTTCGCGAGGACACCGTCTTTCGCGTTTACTCGATGAGCAAGCCGATCACGAGCGTCGCCTTCATGATGCTCGTTGAGCAGGGCCTCGTCGCGCTCGACGATCCCGTTCATCGCTTCATTCCGGAATGGAAGAATCTCGGCGTTTATGCCGGCGGCTTCATGGAGACTTTCCGCACGAGCCGCCCCGAGCGCCCAATGCAGATCATCGATCTGCTGCGCCATACCTCCGGCCTCACCTACGGATTTCAGCAGGTGTCCAACGTCGATGCGGCCTATCGCAAGCTTCACGTCGGCGAGCGCCCGAGCGAGGCGACGCTCGACGATATGATCCGCCAGCTTTCAGACTTGCCGCTCGAATTTTCGCCCGGTACCGCGTGGAACTACTCGCTCTCGACCGACGTGCTCGGATATCTGGTCGGCAAAATTTCAGGCGACAGCTTCGACGACTTCGTGCGCCAGCGGATCTTCAAACCGCTCAAGATGGTCGACAGCGGTTTCCACGTCCGAGGCGGGAGCGAGTCGCGCCTCGCGGCCTGCTACACCGCGACGGCTTCGGGAGGCATGATGCTCACCGACGATGCGGCCGCGAGCGCGTACCTCAAGCCGCCACGCCTTTTCTCGGGCGGCGGCGGGATGGTCTCGACGGCGGCTGACTACCTGCGCTTCTGCCTGATGCTGCGCAACGGCGGCACGCTCGATGGCGCGCAGATCCTTTCTCCCAAGACGATCCAGTTGATGACGCGAAATCATCTCCCCGACGGCAAGGATCTGCCCGCGCTCTCTCGCTCGCTCTTCAGCGAGGTAACTTACAACGGCGTGGGCTTCGGCCTCGGCTTCGCAATCACGCTCGACACGGTCAAAACGATGCTGCCGGGAACTGCAGGCGACTACTTCTGGGGCGGCGCCGCATCGACGTATTTTTGGATCGATCCGGCCGAAGATCTGATCACGATATTCATGACGCAATTGCTGCCGTCGGCCGCCTACCCAATCCGCCGCGAACTCCGCACCCTCGTGTACTCGGCATTCACGGAATCGGAACAGCATCGGAAGAAATAA